One window of Microbacterium sp. Root61 genomic DNA carries:
- a CDS encoding dihydrofolate reductase family protein → MTVITADLSLSLDGYSTGYGQREDAPFGDGTGERMHEWMFDHADENRDEIDAILTAKAYIMGRNMFGPIRGAWQGDWRGWWGDTPPYRSPVFVLSHHSREPVVMEGGTTFHFVTDGVESAMEQARDAAGDGDVSIAGGAATLNQFLAAGHLDILRLHVVPLTFGLSGHPEIVRLFDGVPPLHLTPVQARTTPHVTHLTYDLR, encoded by the coding sequence ATGACGGTGATCACCGCGGATCTCTCACTGTCGCTCGACGGATACTCGACCGGCTACGGTCAGCGCGAGGATGCCCCGTTCGGCGACGGCACCGGCGAGCGCATGCACGAGTGGATGTTCGATCATGCCGACGAGAATCGCGACGAGATCGACGCCATCCTCACGGCGAAGGCGTACATCATGGGCCGGAACATGTTCGGACCGATCCGCGGCGCATGGCAGGGCGACTGGCGCGGGTGGTGGGGCGACACTCCCCCGTACCGCTCCCCGGTGTTCGTACTCTCCCACCATTCCCGCGAGCCAGTCGTGATGGAGGGCGGCACCACCTTCCACTTCGTCACCGACGGGGTCGAGTCCGCCATGGAGCAGGCACGGGATGCCGCGGGCGACGGTGACGTCTCGATCGCGGGCGGTGCCGCCACGCTGAACCAGTTCCTCGCGGCGGGGCACCTCGACATCCTCCGCCTGCACGTCGTCCCGTTGACTTTCGGCCTGTCCGGCCACCCCGAGATCGTCCGGCTGTTCGACGGTGTCCCGCCGCTGCATCTCACCCCGGTGCAGGCACGCACGACGCCGCACGTCACCCACCTCACGTACGATCTGCGCTGA
- a CDS encoding cold-shock protein — MATGTVKWFNSEKGYGFIAPADGTPDVFAHYSAIVSSGGFRNLEENQQVEFDVAQGPKGLQAENIRPL, encoded by the coding sequence ATGGCAACTGGAACCGTGAAGTGGTTCAACTCCGAAAAGGGCTACGGCTTCATCGCCCCGGCCGACGGCACCCCCGACGTGTTCGCGCACTACAGCGCGATCGTCTCCTCGGGCGGCTTCCGTAACCTCGAAGAGAACCAGCAGGTCGAGTTCGACGTGGCACAGGGCCCCAAGGGCCTGCAGGCGGAGAACATCCGTCCGCTCTGA
- a CDS encoding putative quinol monooxygenase: protein MTFANIGHLGTKPGARDELVALLTRPSAELSEIGCLLYEVGVSDEQPDTVFVAELWTTAEAHQASLQLPSVRAAIAQAMPLLSGEMGGTRFEVVGSPLRS, encoded by the coding sequence ATGACGTTCGCGAACATCGGACACCTCGGTACCAAGCCCGGGGCGAGAGACGAATTGGTTGCGCTGCTGACTCGTCCCAGCGCGGAGTTGAGCGAGATCGGATGCCTCCTCTACGAAGTCGGCGTGTCCGACGAGCAGCCCGACACGGTGTTCGTCGCCGAGCTGTGGACGACGGCCGAAGCGCATCAGGCGTCGTTGCAGCTTCCGTCGGTGCGGGCGGCGATCGCCCAGGCGATGCCGCTGCTCTCCGGAGAGATGGGCGGCACGCGGTTCGAGGTGGTCGGGTCGCCGCTGCGCAGCTAG
- a CDS encoding acyl-CoA desaturase, with protein sequence MATISVPESRLGPIRTTYAGKDSFPPITRAYTEVSQLVRETGLLARERWFYALVGTALLLGFGGVITGFILLGDTWYQLLMAGALGILFTQVAFLSHEAAHKAILVSGTGNERLARFLAAGVVGISLSWWNSKHTRHHANPNRVSKDPDIEVDTIRFLEEDAAKVTGPMGFITRRQGWLFFPLLTLEGLNLHYLGLKHLLGKGEVKNRWTELGLIALRFALYLTPIFLFLPVGMAFAFIGVQLAVFGVYMGASFAPNHKGMPIIDADAKLDFFTKQVRTSRNVSGGWMATIFMGGLNYQIEHHLFPSMARPHLAKTREIVREHCATLGVPYTETTILQSYWIVIQYLNKVGLAARDPFDCYIVERFRKV encoded by the coding sequence ATCGCAACTATCTCCGTACCCGAATCCCGCCTCGGCCCGATTCGGACGACGTACGCCGGAAAAGACTCGTTCCCGCCGATCACGCGCGCGTACACGGAGGTGTCGCAGCTCGTCCGCGAAACCGGCCTCCTCGCACGCGAGCGCTGGTTCTACGCGCTGGTGGGCACCGCCCTCCTGCTCGGTTTCGGCGGTGTGATCACCGGCTTCATCCTCCTGGGTGACACCTGGTACCAGCTGCTGATGGCCGGTGCCCTCGGCATCCTGTTCACGCAGGTCGCCTTCCTCTCCCACGAAGCCGCGCACAAGGCGATCCTCGTCTCCGGTACCGGCAACGAGCGGCTGGCGCGTTTCCTCGCGGCCGGCGTCGTCGGCATCAGCCTGAGCTGGTGGAACTCCAAGCACACCCGTCACCACGCGAACCCGAACCGCGTCAGCAAGGATCCCGACATCGAAGTCGACACGATCCGCTTCCTCGAAGAGGATGCCGCGAAGGTCACCGGCCCCATGGGTTTCATCACCCGCCGCCAGGGTTGGCTGTTCTTCCCACTGCTGACGCTCGAAGGCCTGAACCTGCACTATCTCGGCCTGAAGCACCTGCTCGGCAAAGGCGAGGTCAAGAACCGCTGGACCGAGCTGGGCCTCATCGCGCTGCGCTTCGCGCTGTACCTCACCCCGATCTTCCTCTTCCTGCCCGTGGGCATGGCGTTCGCGTTCATCGGCGTGCAGCTGGCGGTCTTCGGCGTCTACATGGGCGCCTCGTTCGCGCCGAACCACAAGGGCATGCCGATCATCGACGCCGATGCGAAGCTCGACTTCTTCACCAAGCAGGTGCGCACCTCCCGCAACGTCTCGGGCGGCTGGATGGCCACGATCTTCATGGGCGGGCTCAACTACCAGATCGAGCACCACCTGTTCCCGAGCATGGCGCGCCCGCATCTGGCCAAGACGCGCGAAATCGTGCGCGAGCACTGCGCCACCCTCGGCGTCCCGTACACCGAGACCACGATCCTGCAGTCCTACTGGATCGTCATCCAGTATCTGAACAAGGTCGGTCTCGCCGCGCGCGATCCGTTCGACTGCTACATCGTCGAGCGCTTCCGCAAGGTCTGA
- a CDS encoding DUF1653 domain-containing protein: MTDVEPGVYRHFKGARYEVIGTALHSETEEEHVVYRPLDGDGRLWVRPRSMWDELVDRDGYRGPRFRREP, translated from the coding sequence ATGACCGACGTCGAGCCCGGTGTCTACCGGCACTTCAAAGGAGCCCGCTACGAGGTGATCGGGACCGCTCTGCACAGCGAGACCGAGGAGGAGCACGTCGTGTACCGCCCGCTCGACGGTGACGGCCGCCTGTGGGTGCGCCCGCGCTCCATGTGGGACGAGCTGGTCGACCGCGACGGCTATCGGGGGCCGCGGTTCCGCCGGGAACCCTGA
- a CDS encoding YchJ family protein produces MDIEHEASDAVLSRPGFALIRGTDRCPCGTGRSLDGCCGPALRGTPPATAEALMRSRYTAFVLGDAAYLLGSWHPGTRPETLDLDPMLRWRGLEIEDVESGVAGDKRGLVAFRARWRDGREEGALRERSRFVFQSDRWWYLDGVID; encoded by the coding sequence ATGGACATCGAGCACGAGGCATCCGATGCCGTCCTCTCCCGTCCGGGGTTCGCCCTGATCCGCGGCACGGACCGGTGCCCGTGCGGCACAGGTCGCTCTCTGGACGGATGCTGCGGCCCGGCGCTGCGCGGAACCCCGCCGGCGACGGCCGAAGCCCTGATGCGTTCGCGCTACACCGCGTTCGTCCTGGGCGATGCGGCGTACCTACTCGGATCGTGGCATCCCGGCACGCGTCCTGAGACGCTCGACCTGGATCCGATGCTGCGCTGGCGCGGACTCGAGATCGAGGATGTCGAGTCCGGGGTCGCGGGAGACAAGCGCGGCTTAGTGGCGTTCCGCGCGCGCTGGCGCGACGGTCGCGAGGAGGGGGCGCTGCGGGAACGCAGTCGCTTCGTCTTCCAGAGCGACCGCTGGTGGTACCTCGACGGCGTCATCGACTGA
- a CDS encoding zinc-dependent alcohol dehydrogenase family protein, translating into MLATVIHAPRDIRVEQVPDPVLSTGADAIVRVVAACVCGSDLWPYRGVTPTDQPHRIGHEFVGIVEAVGPEVAQVRVGDFVIAPFYVCDGTCINCRNGVSTSCVQGGWWGSDAAVGGFADGGQGEKVRVPLADGTLAVVPGPIADDEIPGLLTLSDVMGTGHHAAVSAGVVAGDSVAVVGDGAVGLCAIIAAKRLGATTIIAMSRHPKRQELARKFGATHIVEERGDDGVARVRELTGGIGADRVLECVGTKESMDQALRSTRPGGMVGYVGVPNGGPELPVRQMFNRNVGVNGGVAPVRGYIEELLPDVRSGAIQPGLVFDLELPLTEAAAAYAAMDERQATKVLLRP; encoded by the coding sequence ATGCTTGCCACCGTCATCCACGCTCCCCGTGACATCCGTGTCGAACAAGTCCCGGATCCCGTGCTGTCCACCGGCGCCGACGCCATCGTGCGCGTCGTGGCCGCCTGCGTCTGCGGCTCCGACCTCTGGCCGTACCGCGGAGTCACGCCGACGGATCAGCCGCACCGCATCGGACACGAGTTCGTCGGCATCGTCGAGGCCGTCGGCCCCGAGGTCGCCCAGGTCAGGGTGGGCGACTTCGTCATCGCCCCGTTCTACGTCTGCGACGGCACCTGCATCAACTGCCGCAACGGCGTGAGCACGTCGTGCGTGCAGGGCGGATGGTGGGGGAGCGATGCCGCCGTCGGCGGCTTCGCCGACGGCGGTCAGGGCGAGAAGGTGCGGGTTCCGCTCGCGGACGGCACGCTCGCCGTCGTGCCCGGACCGATCGCCGACGACGAGATCCCGGGCCTGCTGACGTTGAGCGACGTGATGGGGACCGGCCACCACGCGGCCGTGTCCGCCGGCGTCGTCGCAGGCGACAGTGTCGCCGTGGTCGGCGACGGCGCGGTCGGACTGTGCGCGATCATCGCGGCGAAGCGGCTCGGCGCGACCACGATCATCGCCATGTCGCGGCACCCGAAGCGTCAGGAGCTCGCCCGCAAGTTCGGCGCGACCCACATCGTCGAGGAGCGCGGCGACGACGGCGTCGCGCGCGTCCGCGAGCTCACGGGCGGCATCGGCGCCGACCGCGTCCTGGAGTGCGTCGGCACCAAGGAGTCCATGGACCAGGCGCTGCGCTCGACCCGGCCCGGCGGCATGGTCGGATATGTCGGCGTGCCCAACGGCGGCCCCGAGCTGCCGGTGCGCCAGATGTTCAACCGCAACGTCGGTGTCAACGGCGGCGTCGCGCCGGTCCGCGGCTACATCGAGGAGCTCCTGCCCGATGTTCGGTCCGGGGCGATCCAGCCAGGGCTCGTCTTCGACCTCGAGCTTCCGCTCACCGAGGCCGCCGCGGCCTACGCCGCGATGGACGAGCGTCAGGCGACGAAGGTGCTGCTGCGGCCGTAG
- a CDS encoding GIY-YIG nuclease family protein: MPPTSDSSRCLVDEGCRGAVSVDAPIALCEHHLAVAADWAAREQGVTDLLPMPCRLCGSRVGVRYPSGWVCAICDWQAGDVIDQELPPPRVDVVYYLRAEGRVKIGTTANPRQRLTAIWHDELLAFERGDRRLEQHRHAQFTDERFDRTEWFRYSDAIRAHIDTLRGGREGPWDLYARWYSEALALRG; the protein is encoded by the coding sequence GTGCCCCCGACCTCGGACTCTTCGCGCTGCCTCGTCGACGAGGGATGCCGCGGCGCGGTGTCCGTCGACGCCCCCATCGCGCTCTGCGAGCACCACCTCGCCGTCGCGGCGGATTGGGCCGCGCGTGAACAGGGCGTCACGGACCTGCTGCCGATGCCCTGTCGGCTGTGCGGCTCGCGCGTCGGAGTGCGCTACCCGTCCGGATGGGTCTGCGCGATCTGCGACTGGCAGGCGGGGGACGTGATCGACCAGGAGCTTCCGCCGCCGCGCGTCGACGTGGTCTATTACCTGCGTGCCGAGGGCCGCGTGAAGATCGGCACGACCGCGAACCCGCGCCAGCGCTTGACCGCCATCTGGCACGACGAGCTCCTCGCGTTCGAACGTGGAGACCGTCGCCTCGAGCAGCATCGTCATGCGCAATTCACCGACGAGCGCTTCGACCGGACCGAGTGGTTCCGGTATTCCGACGCGATCCGCGCCCACATCGACACCCTGCGCGGTGGCCGAGAAGGCCCGTGGGACCTCTACGCCCGCTGGTACAGCGAGGCTCTCGCGCTGCGCGGCTGA
- a CDS encoding FUSC family protein, translated as MRMPAAIRATHRTPLLQVTKSAVAAVLAWLVAGWLIEGPPPVFAAIAALLVVQPSLNQSLSKAVERSIGVITGVVVASLLGLLLGPATWVVLLAIVAALIVAWALRMTSATTNQVAISAMLVLALGAATPNYAVDRILETIIGAIIGIVVNLALVPPVAIKPARDAVDGLGEELAVSLERLAAALERPQTSGELEGLLLEARLMRPMRDAADAAIVAGADSLRLNPRGRKYRDEYAELAQRLDRFGPIVTQVIGMTRAVRDRYDPTLVSEPAVRAIAEQLRRAAHDTRLWIAQTEGAASALPEVPALTAPLTIATPSRDHWILIGSLLEDLRRIHEALGDDA; from the coding sequence ATGCGCATGCCCGCCGCCATCCGAGCGACTCACCGGACGCCACTGCTCCAGGTGACGAAGTCCGCGGTCGCAGCCGTGCTGGCCTGGCTGGTGGCGGGCTGGCTCATCGAAGGTCCGCCGCCGGTGTTCGCCGCCATCGCGGCGCTGCTGGTGGTGCAGCCCAGCCTCAACCAGTCGCTCAGCAAGGCCGTAGAGCGCAGCATCGGCGTCATCACGGGCGTTGTGGTCGCATCGCTCCTCGGTCTGCTCCTCGGGCCGGCCACGTGGGTGGTACTCCTCGCGATCGTCGCGGCGCTGATCGTGGCGTGGGCGCTGCGGATGACCTCCGCCACGACGAACCAGGTCGCGATCAGCGCCATGCTCGTCCTCGCACTCGGCGCCGCCACCCCGAACTACGCCGTCGACCGCATCCTCGAGACGATCATCGGCGCCATCATCGGCATCGTCGTCAACCTCGCCCTCGTACCGCCGGTCGCGATCAAGCCCGCGCGGGACGCCGTCGACGGCCTCGGAGAAGAGCTGGCCGTGTCGCTCGAGCGCCTCGCGGCCGCCCTCGAGCGTCCCCAGACGTCCGGCGAGCTCGAGGGGCTGCTCCTGGAGGCGCGACTGATGCGGCCGATGCGGGACGCCGCGGATGCCGCGATCGTCGCCGGTGCGGACTCGCTCCGGCTCAACCCTCGCGGCCGGAAGTACCGCGACGAGTATGCCGAGCTGGCCCAGCGCCTCGACCGCTTCGGCCCCATCGTGACGCAGGTGATCGGCATGACCCGGGCCGTCCGGGATCGCTACGACCCCACGCTCGTGTCCGAACCCGCCGTGCGCGCGATCGCCGAACAGCTGCGGCGCGCCGCACACGACACCCGGCTGTGGATCGCGCAGACCGAGGGCGCGGCATCCGCTCTCCCGGAGGTTCCTGCGCTCACCGCGCCGCTCACGATCGCCACCCCGTCGCGCGACCACTGGATCCTCATCGGATCGCTGCTGGAAGACCTGCGTCGCATCCATGAAGCGCTCGGCGACGATGCCTGA
- a CDS encoding isocitrate lyase/PEP mutase family protein, translating to MTTQLEKAQSLAALYAAPAIVRLVNVWDVVSTRAVAAMPESRAIATAGHSIAASYGYADGEIPLDLTLGMVSRIVEATELPVTADLDDGYADPGETVRRVIQVGVVGANVEDRLRPLAESVARVEAVIRAGEQEGVPFVLNARTDAFVRAGDRPLAESIADAIERGRAYLDAGASLVFVPGILNADVTRELVAGIGERKVSVIGLPGALTAAEYEALGVARISYGPLPQRVSLNALYDLATDLYADGSVPRTLRPLN from the coding sequence ATGACGACTCAGCTCGAGAAAGCACAGTCCCTCGCGGCCCTCTACGCGGCACCGGCGATCGTCCGCCTGGTGAACGTGTGGGATGTCGTATCGACCCGCGCCGTCGCCGCTATGCCGGAGTCGCGCGCCATCGCGACCGCTGGCCACTCGATCGCCGCGTCGTACGGCTACGCCGACGGCGAGATCCCGCTCGATCTGACGCTCGGCATGGTCTCGCGCATCGTGGAGGCGACCGAGCTGCCCGTCACGGCCGACCTCGACGACGGCTACGCGGACCCGGGCGAGACCGTGCGACGCGTCATCCAGGTGGGTGTCGTCGGTGCGAACGTCGAAGACCGCCTCCGACCGCTCGCCGAGTCGGTCGCCCGCGTCGAGGCCGTCATCCGGGCGGGCGAGCAGGAGGGCGTGCCGTTCGTGCTCAATGCCCGCACCGACGCCTTCGTGCGCGCCGGAGATCGGCCGCTGGCCGAATCGATCGCCGACGCCATCGAGCGCGGTCGTGCCTATCTCGATGCCGGAGCGAGCCTCGTGTTCGTGCCCGGCATCCTGAACGCCGACGTCACCCGCGAACTGGTAGCCGGCATCGGCGAGCGCAAGGTCAGCGTCATCGGCCTGCCCGGAGCCCTCACCGCCGCCGAGTACGAGGCGCTCGGAGTCGCGCGCATCTCGTATGGTCCGCTCCCGCAGCGGGTCTCGCTCAACGCGCTGTACGACCTCGCCACGGATCTGTACGCGGACGGCTCCGTCCCGCGGACGCTGCGCCCGCTGAACTGA
- a CDS encoding NAD(P)H-binding protein: MARIALIGGHGKVALLLAPLLVARGDRVSAVIRNAAHAEDVAATGAEPVVADVERLDREEWIRLLASHDAVVWAAGAGGGSPARTYAVDRDAAILSMDAAAESGVRRYVMVSYFGAAIDHGVPADNSFFAYAESKAAADAHLRASELDWTILAPSALTSDPPTGRIEAASAVSGSVSRADVAGVVAAALADPSTVGRTIRFNSGEVPIAEAIAAASA; this comes from the coding sequence ATGGCGAGGATCGCACTCATCGGCGGACACGGAAAGGTCGCCCTGCTGCTGGCGCCGCTCCTGGTCGCGCGGGGAGACCGTGTCAGCGCGGTCATCCGCAACGCCGCACATGCCGAAGACGTCGCGGCGACGGGCGCGGAGCCCGTCGTGGCCGACGTGGAGCGCCTCGATCGCGAAGAGTGGATCCGGCTCCTCGCCTCACACGATGCCGTCGTGTGGGCTGCCGGCGCCGGGGGAGGCAGCCCGGCCCGCACCTACGCGGTGGACCGCGACGCGGCCATCCTGTCGATGGACGCGGCGGCGGAGAGCGGTGTCCGTCGCTACGTGATGGTGTCGTACTTCGGCGCGGCGATCGATCACGGTGTCCCGGCGGACAACTCCTTCTTCGCGTATGCCGAGTCCAAGGCCGCCGCCGATGCGCACCTGCGCGCGTCCGAGTTGGACTGGACGATCCTCGCGCCCAGCGCTCTGACGTCGGACCCGCCGACGGGCCGCATCGAAGCGGCATCCGCCGTCTCAGGGAGCGTGAGCCGTGCCGACGTCGCCGGCGTGGTCGCCGCTGCCCTGGCGGACCCGTCGACCGTCGGCCGCACCATCCGCTTCAACTCCGGCGAGGTTCCCATCGCGGAGGCGATCGCCGCGGCATCCGCGTGA
- a CDS encoding TraR/DksA family transcriptional regulator: MATGDLAEFERLLAELRRDLEATVATDDARLDAIRSARSDANDDDEHDPEGATLSAEWSRAEGLHEGAVRELEEVAHAEQRLRDGRYGVCEGCGRGIPPERLRIRPAARFCVACAALRT; the protein is encoded by the coding sequence ATGGCGACCGGCGACCTCGCCGAGTTCGAGCGGCTGCTCGCCGAGCTCCGACGCGACCTCGAGGCGACCGTCGCGACCGACGATGCACGGCTGGACGCGATCCGGTCGGCGCGGTCGGACGCCAACGACGACGACGAGCACGATCCGGAAGGCGCGACCCTGTCGGCGGAGTGGTCGCGGGCGGAGGGACTGCACGAGGGCGCGGTGCGTGAGCTCGAGGAGGTCGCGCACGCCGAGCAGCGCCTACGCGACGGCCGCTACGGCGTGTGCGAGGGCTGTGGCCGAGGCATCCCGCCCGAGCGGCTGCGCATCCGTCCGGCCGCGCGATTCTGCGTCGCGTGCGCGGCGCTCAGGACCTGA
- the rpsA gene encoding 30S ribosomal protein S1, giving the protein MTIATTAPATKQVAINDIGSAEDFLAAVEKTLKFFNDGDLIEGTVVKIDRDEVLLDVGYKTEGVIPSRELSIKHDVDPNEVVKVGDAVEALVLQKEDKEGRLILSKKRAQYERAWGDVEKIKENDGVVTGSVIEVVKGGLIVDIGLRGFLPASLIELRRVRDLTPYLGQEIEAKILELDKNRNNVVLSRRALLEQTQSESRTTFLNNLHKGQVRKGTVSSIVNFGAFVDLGGVDGLVHVSELSWKHIEHASEVVEVGQEVTVEILEVDLDRERVSLSLKATQEDPWQVFARTHAIGQVAPGKVTKLVPFGAFVRVADGIEGLVHISELSGKHVELAEQVVSVGEEVFVKIIDIDLERRRISLSLKQANEAIDPFGTEFDPALYGMVTEYDENGEYKYPEGFDPETNAWKEGSDEAREKWEQEYAAAQARWEQHKAAVAKALEAEANAPAIESGSSSFSSESTGGGTLADDEALAALREKLSGR; this is encoded by the coding sequence ATGACTATCGCAACGACCGCCCCGGCCACCAAGCAGGTCGCCATCAACGACATCGGATCTGCTGAGGACTTCCTGGCCGCGGTCGAGAAGACCCTCAAGTTCTTCAACGACGGAGACCTCATCGAAGGCACCGTCGTGAAGATCGACCGCGACGAGGTCCTCCTCGACGTCGGTTACAAGACCGAGGGTGTCATCCCCTCCCGCGAGCTTTCGATCAAGCACGACGTCGACCCCAACGAGGTCGTCAAGGTCGGCGACGCGGTCGAGGCCCTCGTTCTCCAGAAGGAGGACAAGGAAGGCCGCCTCATCCTGTCCAAGAAGCGTGCTCAGTACGAGCGTGCATGGGGCGACGTGGAGAAGATCAAGGAGAACGACGGTGTTGTCACCGGTTCCGTGATCGAGGTCGTCAAGGGTGGCCTCATCGTCGACATCGGCCTCCGTGGCTTCCTGCCGGCGTCGCTCATCGAGCTGCGCCGCGTCCGCGACCTGACGCCGTACCTCGGCCAGGAGATCGAGGCCAAGATCCTCGAGCTCGACAAGAACCGCAACAACGTCGTGCTCTCGCGCCGCGCCCTGCTCGAGCAGACGCAGTCCGAGTCGCGCACCACGTTCCTCAACAACCTGCACAAGGGTCAGGTTCGCAAGGGCACGGTCTCCTCGATCGTCAACTTCGGTGCATTCGTCGACCTGGGCGGCGTGGACGGCCTCGTGCACGTCTCCGAGCTGTCCTGGAAGCACATCGAGCACGCATCCGAGGTCGTCGAGGTCGGCCAGGAGGTCACCGTCGAGATCCTTGAGGTCGACCTTGACCGCGAGCGCGTCTCCCTGTCGCTGAAGGCGACGCAGGAGGACCCGTGGCAGGTCTTCGCCCGTACCCACGCCATCGGCCAGGTTGCACCGGGTAAGGTCACCAAGCTCGTTCCGTTCGGTGCGTTCGTGCGCGTCGCAGACGGCATCGAGGGTCTCGTGCACATCTCGGAGCTCTCCGGCAAGCACGTCGAGCTCGCCGAGCAGGTCGTGTCGGTCGGCGAAGAGGTCTTCGTCAAGATCATCGACATCGACCTCGAGCGTCGTCGCATCTCGCTGTCGCTCAAGCAGGCCAACGAGGCGATCGACCCGTTCGGCACCGAGTTCGACCCGGCCCTCTACGGCATGGTCACGGAGTACGACGAGAACGGGGAGTACAAGTACCCCGAGGGCTTCGACCCCGAGACCAACGCCTGGAAGGAAGGCTCGGACGAGGCTCGCGAGAAGTGGGAGCAGGAGTACGCCGCTGCTCAGGCTCGCTGGGAGCAGCACAAGGCTGCCGTCGCCAAGGCCCTCGAGGCCGAGGCGAACGCTCCGGCCATCGAGTCCGGCTCGTCCTCGTTCTCCTCGGAGAGCACCGGCGGCGGAACGCTCGCCGATGACGAGGCCCTCGCCGCTCTGCGCGAGAAGCTCTCGGGTCGCTGA